The following is a genomic window from Carassius auratus strain Wakin unplaced genomic scaffold, ASM336829v1 scaf_tig00215236, whole genome shotgun sequence.
CTTTAACTATGCCTTAAACTGCTTCAAATACAGTTCAATGTTCTTCCTAAGACCAAATACAGACCTTCACCAGAATAGGTATCTATCACAAGCAGTATCAGCTCTTTTCAGTTATGTACTGTGTGCACTGCATGTGAGCGCGTCTAAAAGATGGCCAGAtagaaacaaaaaatacattgtttcaAGCTTCACCACAAATTAAGCGGCtctgatcagttttttttttttcatcagcagTTGAAAGAAATCAAATATGAACagtaagggtgctttcacatctgtAGATTCATTGCTTTGTTCTGAAAAAGGGATTCAAATTATTGCAATGTTGATTTATTCTTGGTGCAGTTTCGCTTTCACGACCAAAATTGTTAAAACAAGTCAcaatatttgaaccctttccagcagtgactttatgattttgagatacatctttccagactgaggacaattgagggactcaaacacaactattaaaaaaggttcaaacattcactgatgctccagaaggaaacaagatgcattaagagctggggggtgaaaacttttggaatatgaagatcaaggtaaattgtacttaatttgtgtcccgggaaacatacaagtatcttctgttgcttacgtagggcagaactaaatggaaaaaatatatatatttcaacaaaataagacaaatttggccaacttcatcgtgttcaaaagttttcacccccagctctcaatgcatcttgtttccttctggagcatcaggtaacagcacacagtattaagatacaagcttttgaatggggttattgcaataatttcagcaattgctttgtcttgtggactattctgtatgtaaacatcttttatgtacaccatcttactcaggacaatactaaataaaaatgacatgcatttagtatgatctctcttattttgttcaaattattCACATtatcacagattctgcaaggggttcccaaactttcgcatgccactgtacatatacatatatatatatatatataaatataggtgTGAAAGTACCTTAAAATTATCAGTTTCAGCCACTATAAGAAATACCAGATTGTCCATATCAATGCAATCATAAAATCAAGACCAAATGCAGATTAGCGATGCAcgggtctgttttttttttccaacccaggggtcccgcttttatgaaattatttggcccgctCCAGCCCACCctcgcaaataaagtaaaattccTGCTGATTATGAGACAACCCACGCATTACTAATGCAGATCTTACTTGTTTTGAGGAGCGAAGAGTTTAGTCATGCCAGATCCTCGGCTCAGGATGCTGAAGGCATCTTTCGTGATGGACAGCGCACCCTTGGTGAGATCCAGGGAGGCGCTGAGTGCGTCTTTGGTGACACCTTTGGTGGCAGTCAGGGCACTGGACAGCTCGCCCTCCAAGCTGAAAGTTGAGCTATTACGGGACAGTAATGTGGGATTCCCTGGAGATATTGGAGGAGATGTGGAAGTAACAATGGCCCGAGTTTCATCCTGCCCCATTGGTCCATCCATGCCTTCTTCAATAGCTTCACAGGCCTCCTCTACCAAACCCTCTTGCTCGGCATCATCCTCCTGATCTTCATTCCCTCCCGCCTGGTGGGATGGCGAGAGATCAGAGTCGGTCAAGCTGGGACTGTCCGTTTCCTCAGGAGAAtgggcttcttcttcttcttgctcgCATGTTGCTGGAGGAAGCAGTAGAGCCAGTTCTATCGCCTCCATCAGGACTGAGACACAAACTGAAGGGGGATCTGACCGTTTGTGTTCAGGCTGTCCCAAACCCTGGACGTCCTTGGTCAAATCTCCAGCTAGTCGGGCAAGAGAGTCCTTCATCCGCAAAAGAGCTACGAACTGGTAGTGGTTGAGCCACATTTTGACAGGAGTGATGGACTGGGCTAAGATATGAATGGAGGCCACTGGAGGGTTTTGGTCAGTCTTATTAGATATGACGTCATTTACACCCCGAGGTGGATCTAGGAGGGATTGATTGGGGATTTTTGAATTGCCATCTATACTCGAACAATAAGAGTCTTTTTTGAAGGCAGAAGGGCAGCACATCCACAAAGACATGGCAAAGGGCTCCACAAAGGGAAGAGCTTTCCCTCTGGGCCCTCGACGAGCCCCTTCAAATCCAAGAGCCACTCGGGACAGACTGACAGACCAGACGTCCTGAGAGCGAGAGGGGCGTTTGTGTGCTAATGACAGGGACTCGTTTTCTAGACCGTGTTGGAGGAATGCAGACGGCAGGGGATGGAGGACGCTCTGATCGCGAGGGAAAGGTTGGCTCGCCGTGGGACGGAAGAAAGGGCGGACCGAGAAGCTGCTGTAGGTGCTGTTGAGGTCCGGATGGGAACCGTGAGGAGCGTGGCGTGTGTTGCTGAGGATCAGCTGAGGAAGACTGACACTCAGTGACTGAGGACGGTCCGGGTGATCCATAATAGAGGATTCCAGAGGAATGATGagctgaacagaaaaaaaaagtttcagctAAAACACTTGCAAAATATTATCGAAAAACCAAGATGTCTGTTTCAGAACGGAGGCTATCAAACTTTTTCAAGGGTCAATGAAAAATAGGAATGTGTTttataaagaaaaggaaaaatctttttatttccttttacaAAACCTTATTTTCAAAGGTCGAAcacgattttcatgcacatctcatcattaaagatgctcctgtaattagaagtatatcttcagcacgtgcgttcagattaTGGtttccaggttttcacaacaaatcctgcccagttgcttctcgaAACTAGTCCaaaatcgcgtttccaggaggttccccgataaaaaattgctttccggggttaaaatgtaagttttatggcatggttgccttggtaaaatttgcattttagggtctaaatatcacgttattggtattgtcgcttcgacccgcggacatgaaaaacaatcgcagacttggcaacactggttggcatttactacacagttgttattcactgacaatctacacaaaatcgattttaaaatcggtggcgattctttgtcgattttgaaagcgactttgtgttagttgtcggtaaactacggctctgtgtagtaactgccgctccacctgaactagtgttgccaagtctgcggtagtttttcatgtccgctgttcgaagcaaccccaataccaataacgtgatatttagcccctaaaatacGCTTTTTTtacaagacaaccatgccaaaaaaaaaaaaacccgtatattttaaccccgggaagcaattttttttttttatctaggaaTTTCCTGGAATCGCGAATAGTTTTGgtctagttttgagaagcaacagggaaggatttgttgtgaaaacctggcaaccctgatctgaacacacgcgCTGGCgatatatacttctaattacaggagcgtctttactgatgagatgtgcatgaaagtcgctttcgattttttgcacagccctatttcaAAGCACATCAGATCTGCTGGTTTACCTTCAGGTGTGTTGCATCCAGCCGGATATCGATGTGCTCATCCGTCTTGCTGCTGTCCTGGAGGTGGTAGAAAGCTTTGACCTGATCTAGCGTCTTGTGTAGACCCCGTGAGAACAGGGTCATCCACAAGACACTGGGAGTGTCCAGATACAGCTGTAGACCATTCAGCTGGGCATAAAGATTAGAGGAGGGTGCTAGAGACAGAAAATACAAATGAGAAGATTAGACTTGGATAAATGAAACACTTTCCCCCAACAAGACTGTgagttttttataatattaatgacATGCATTAAAAACAGTGATCAATGAGCATGAAAAATCATAGCTAACACACCAGGAAGTCCAGGGGTATCAGGGAAGTAGTATTCAGTGAACTGAAGGTGAATCGCAGGAGTGTTGTCTGGGAGGTGTAAGGATTTGCGGTTGCAGGAGAGAAGAGACTGTGTTCTCTTGCTGTGACGGCCTCCAGAGGACACCTACAGCAACAGATAggtcttatttatttatcttttgactTAAGCTTCTCGACTTGATCTGTAGAAGACAGTCGCTGTTGGGCAAATGCACAAGTTGGCTCAAAGAAACTCATAAAAATTTTCATTGCGCCCTTGAACTTCCCATTTCTgcttttaatttgaaaacaaCAGCATAACATCAGCAACACATCACATGCTGCTTTAATCGTGTGATGAAAAAGGGATGACATCAGCAGATTTCATTTGCCCGGCGAGTCTATTTTTGGACAGAACTGACGTGTGTCACTTATAAAGCATGACTATACAAGCTTGTGGTAAAAGagtcaaaacaaatacaaatcatgCACTTCCTCTTTTAGCACTCTGTGTATACAGAACATTTTTCcggaaaaatgagaaaaaaatcagattttttgcactttttttcatagtttggctggtcctgcgacttatagtcaggtgcgacttatttatcaacattaatttgacatgaactgagaaaaatgaactaagagaaattaaccaaatgaaatcattaccgtctccagccacgagagggatGTAGATGGCTAAAGTGTTGCTCAAATTACACATTCTCCTCAAACGGGattcaaaaactaaattaaacctggaaattaaatatagttaccgtatataattaatataaaaatacaacaaattgaAACAAAAGGACTTTTGCACTGCACTGTAAACGAGAGTATAAAGGCTGTCATTCTCAAGCGTGATGTGTCAGACCTGATGGATGTCCAGGTCGTCCACGCGGATCACCATACAGCTGGATCGAAGCCTCTTCAGCGGGGGTCCTGAGGACGGGACGGCTGCTGAAGTACGCCGAGAGCTCGGAGTCCGATCAGGACTGAAACTGGACCGTGATTCTCCATCTGCACAGCATAAAATAAGACCGATTCAATATCAACTAGCacaataaagcaaacaaaaccaGACACGTTCACGTCAAACACATCAGTTTTTTGAGGTACATATTGTAAGAACTGTAGCTCTTGAGAGAAAACTGAGGGAACATCAGCAGAAAAGGAACAATTTGAGACACTTTGAAGAAAAATGACATCCACAATAACACCAAAATGTATAGTTGGATTTCAAGATGAGTTGCCTTTACCCTTGATCTTTTTGGCGGGAGAGTCTTTAGCGGACACGTTTGGCTCTGAATGTGGTCCAGGGATGCCCAGCTCCTCCATCCTCCTCTGAAACTCCTGCAGAAGTTTGGCGGCCCACTGAGCACGAGACTCCATCGCCCCGCAGTGACGCTCCCAGTGACGACAGCCATCACCTGTACAGCACAGCACTGAGCAGTCAACTACACATCCTACACCTTTCACACAACACACTGACACCAAACACACTTATAACCTACAGCATGAAAGCTCTGATGAATAAAATcatgcttttattcaacaaggatgcatcaTATTGATCAAAAAGGACATTTATAGAgtaacaaaagatttccatttcaaataaatgttgttcttttgaactttttattcaataatcaataataatataataatcaaatcagcatatcagaatgatttctgaaggattgtgtgaacactgaagactgcagtaatgatgctgaaaatacagctttgatcacagcaattaattatattttacattacatacacacagaaaaacgttgtttaaattgtaatattatttcacaattttaatcaaataaatgcagcctagatCAGCTTTTGAAAGAATCTCACTGACCACAGTAGTGTGAATTTTGAATGGTATTGATTTTGTATGGTATGACCTCCAAGTCTGAGACAGAAAACTACAATGAAAACCTCTGAGCAGGTTTAATTTGACTCATATGAACGCCAGTAGAGTCACCTGGCCTGTGAAACGGGTAATAATCACAGCCCAGCTTCCGGAAGGTCAGCTGCATCGCACCCTGCATCCCTGGAGGTGGAGCTTCATCTGTGTGTACAGGAGAAATCACATGGTTGAGCCATACGTTAGTGTAGTTCATTCAAACATTCGTGTGGctccaaacctgcatgagttaCTGTCCTCCAAAGAACATTAAAGACAATATTTATTAGAATGCCTAAACTGCTCTTTTCCAAGGCAAAAAATGCATCACTATCTCACATTAACAGCCCCACTGACTTCATTGTCTGCAagagagcagcttgaacattctgttACACGTCTCCTTTTGtcttccacagaagaagaaagaggtATGGGTGCGGAATGACACaacggtgagtaaatgacaattaaaatgtTTGCGAATTTAAATTTGGATGACTTTATGTCTCTTTGTGGTAGCTGTGATGAAAATTCAGTACCGGAATCTGAAGAGCTGTCGTTGCAGATATGCAGGTCGAGTCGGGAGATGAAAGTGTGGTAGGATGATTCCTTGACATCGTGGAGGTCAAAATACTGGGCCAGTGTGCTGGGGGTCCCGACTGCTTCGGGTGGAGGAGGTTCGGTCCACAGAGAGTGGATCCCAGGAGAGGGAGGTGCAGTCTGGTGCACAAATACAAGAAGTTTGAGTCATTCACAGGGAGCGCCTGCGCCTGGGCAGACTtggcatttaatatattataaagggctttacattacatttactttgCTGAGCTGTTTTGTAATTGCAATTGTCTTCAAAAGCTACACTAAATCCAGCAAAAGTCATGTCTAAGTTGATAAGAAGAGCATCTAATGGACCACTCTTATATCTGTCTGTATAAGAGTTGTGAGGCTGATTTAGAGGGCAGAGAGTGGCACCTGTAGTGTCTCAGCAGCCATGCTCTTCCTCTGCTGGCCGGACTTCTCCATGGCTTCGCTCAGAGACTTGGCGTAGTGGATGATGGCCTTGAGTTGGGAATCCGTCAGCACCCACAGCAGATCATCCAGGATAAACAGCAGCTTAGAGGCCAAGACATCGCAGTCCTTCACCTGAGAGGAGGAAGACACCTCAGCACTGAATACACATGATGTCATTCTGATTAGGGCTGCAgcatacattgaaataaaaatgaactggCGATATGGATTAGTGCACTTATCGTGAGTGCTgcggtttcattaaaaatatcccCTCCGTGTTTCAAAGTGGTCATCAACATCCATGCAGctcattataacattattttactgtatttgtttttcttttaaagcgAAGCGTTTGAAAGtatagaaaaaacaacaacaatgtaaatattaatattcactTGTTACTCTTTgctatttattaatatgtattagcaTAAAATACaatcattattactatttttaatgaatactatttttgtattttcatattttaatttatttagtatttttacgATCACAAGATGGAGTGCCTTGGTCATCCACCAGAGGGCACTCCTCCCTACTTTCCATCTTGGACTCTAATTCCCACAATTCTTTGCCCGGTCTCACCTGCTGTTTGCCCCTCTGCCTTGTGTCTCCATGGTTAACCTTGTTAGTTTCCATGGTGTTTAATTAGCTCCACCCCTTGTTTCCCTGTTTCTCTTTGTCTATTTATACCCCGTGTATTTCCCTGTGTCTTTGCAGACTCTTGTTAGTGTGTGCTGCAATTCTGAGCAATTCCCTTGTTTCCTGTGTCTCAGTTTTTTGACTGATGCCTGTTTTCTGGACATCTCTTGCCCATGTTTGGACTGTTTCTCCTGCGTTTTGATCTTTTGCCACTAATAAAGCTGAATTTGGATCGTCATTGTACGAGCTTCAGAGCAGTCTTTATGACAAAAATCTaccagaataaaaataataaaaatgtatattattttacagtaataacAAATGGGTcataaaacaatcacaaaacatttttcattttttttacaaaaatgaccAATATCTTCCAGACAAGATGAAAGGTCATACGATCAGAGAAAGCCCTAGGACTAGTTTGCTCATTTTCCCAGGTGACTATGAAGAAAGAAGATGTTTGAACAGCCAATTGATCTCAAAACAAATATCAAAACCATACCCTGCGCTTGAGAGCGATGCGTATGCGCCCTTGATTGGTAATGAGGCGCAGTGGGGTGCTGCCCAGATCCTGCTCGTCACTCTCGATGGCGTCCGCCTCTATGCGCAGACTCTGCCAGTTGATCTCTTTGAACGTTAGGACCTGCGGGAAGATGAGACCCTGCACTCAGTGGAAAACATGAACAAGACCTGCCTTGACCTACCAATGACCTTATCTGCAAAGACATCTTATCTGCAAATCTGGGATGAGCTTTAAAGAATCGAACAATCCTGGAACGTGTCaactaataaacaaaaaaatccagATAACAGACCCCTGATTTCAGCGAAACAATCAAAGTTGATGATAACATTACTGTCAGACCTTATTGTTGACATATATCATGTAAATGCAAGCTTGGTGAATTATCATTAAGGTCCGAGTCCTTCCACATTGACTTTTAAGATTGAAAATAGCTACTAGATGGCAACTGAATGGACTTTCTTCAAAATTAAACTGATTTGCTCTATCTATTGTAATAATCTTAATTGCATTCATATGTTAACTGTCATTAAATTAGTCTATTTGCAAGATTTAAGAAACAATGTATTACTTACAACAGcaaatataaatagtatatattttatgtgtatataaaatttttgttagttttatttgATTCAGGAAAAACTCACAACTTgggtgttcatgtgttcatgttgtTGTTGACTTATTCAGaatgacaaaataattattatttagattattataaagataaaaaatatataataatacatttcgtAATAATACTGTTgtagagtaaaataaaaatgagtatGTAATAATAgactaataataattgtattttatattacacaTGTAAAAGTACAAgactaatattaacatttatgacattttataacatttctCTATTTTATTTCCTGAAATCTTCAAGTTTTTGTCCTTAAAGCttcttttatcatttataataggCTTATAAATGCTTCTCATTTCAAATCTGGTGAAATCAGTGTAGTGTTAATTGCAgcaaaattgtgatttttatatttatatttatataacatttcttttatatgtatgtattgtgCATCTTCAACAGTAGGTGATAAAACTACTAGACGTGTATAGAGGATACTGTATGAgtctgatttcatgttgactgctGAAACACATGCTGTGGCATAACCCTGAGGGACGCGGGCGAGCAGAAGCAGAGCTCTGTAACGACAGACCATGAGGGGACATCTTCAGGTGCATCTAACTGCATTACTGGATCAGAAGATCTGGCAACCTCAATAATACTCTCTTCATATCTCAGAACGATTGGCCTGATTTCTTCATCTAATGGCAGTTTGGAAAAGCAATTGAGAAGGGACTTTTTCACGATCATGTGCATCTCCGAGTGAAGCAAAGCAAGCGAAAGAGGAACAAGAGGAGGGGAAGTGATGTGTAAAAACACTTTGATCTCACAGCTGTTGATCTCTGCACTGTGACAGTGCTGCTTTTGGATTATGCAACCATTGTGATTTTTCACCTTAATGATTCACTAGCTCTTTAAAATGAAGAAACGGACAGTTAATACTGAAAGGTGTTGCGTCTCTTTGTAATGCCACAAAAACCAGATAAAGACTTCTACTGGTGTGTAGCACTGTCAAAACAGCTCTGTACTGTACCTCTCCTCTCTTAGGATGTGTAATGCGTGTGTAGCGCAGGTCGCTCTTCTGCCATTTGGGATTGAGACTGCAGCCCTGGAGCTGCCAGAGCTCGAAGGAGGCGTGAAACGCTCGGGCCTGAACTTTAATCGTGATGGAGTTGATGATCACAGACATTCCCTCCACGACCTTCTCAGCAAAGCCATACTCACTGCAGAGATCAGAAACAGAAGATTTCATAAGCAGTTGCTTGGCATGAATGTGGGCTATACATTGACTGTAAACTGCTCTGAAACCGCAAGTGTGTAGGAGCAAAGGtgccatatttttatttatttaaaccactTCTAGTTTAAGTTAAATAATTAAGCTATTTCACAATTTCTCTTTTTCTAAAGTAGAAATTAAGATTTTCCTAATcccatttaagatatttaaaaaaatttatgacTTTACATGCGATAAACATAGATTGAAGGCTTTTTAAGGACCCATGGGGACAGATCTAATTTATGCTCACCATTTGAGGAATCATTTGTTTGCTGCACAAATGGTGCGATATGATTTACTCTGCATTATCAATCCATTATCATTCACAAATAACAATATTGACTAATGAACCTGAACGTCAATGTGCATGATGGAGAAAAGATCATAGTGAGGTTAAAACACTGGATCTGGTTTACTAAAAGGAACACTGCAGATCattctgacctttgacctgcagtAATGGCAATCGGAGAGGGGCCGTTCGGGGGCCGGGGTTCCTCACAGGTCCTCATCTCAACTTCTACTTTATCCAGGAACTGCAGAGGGAGAGGAAACAGAGCTCAGGTCAGAACTTCTGAGGCTGTCAGTTACTTCTTTATGATGAACCACACTGAAATATGAATCTCCCTGCGATCTCCAGAGCAGCATGCTTTAGGAATCTAGATAACTTTTAACTAGTTAACAATATAATGATAGTTAATATGGGATGTTGTAATGGTAGAGCATTAACCATCATAAAGCATTCAAAATCTGCAGACCAGTTTTGAATTCAGCTCATAAAACAGTCATCGTGAGAAGGAACTGTATATCTGAATAGATCATAAAAAATCATTTAGAAGAACACTTTAAATTTAGGAGGAAAAAGTTGATCCATTTTCCATGCTGCAATTGTTCATTAATAGGCGTGCATTTTCACGTTTATCCATAAAATGTAGTCCCAAGAGAGCATGTGTAAGATACGGGATCATTTTAAGCCTCACTTAATACCCGGGTCAAAATGGACCCGAACACAGAAGGTgagactttatttttaatagttatatctttttaaataaataaatattaaaaacaaaatgtaattaaaagaaATAGAATTTGCATAATTTTGGaaattttttgcaaaaaataacatttgcataaTGTGGTTCCCCTTACTAAATACTACAGTTATGAGGGTTAAGAAAGACCCAGATTTATTCAACCTTATCGTTCGCAATGGTTTACAAGAGTAGTTCATTCTTACTcctgtatttttacatttgcaactgtttttgctttaaatcagCTGTTATGATTTTGCTTATGTTTCAAATCTAATACTATGGAGAAATGAACGGTGTACACGGCCACTGAAAAAGACTGCGGTCACTGTTGGACACCTCATCAGATGCGGCAGCTTTTGAGGGAAAAGCACAAAACTGATACAAGGGTACTGTTGCAGAAGTGAAAAACAACTGGAGATCATGTGATAAACAGAGGGATGACAGAATGTGACCGAGAGATGACAAATTATGCAAGAGGGGAAACACATTAACAGGGAGATTCTTACCAAACATATGGGACTGGTCTTCAACTTTGTCCATTGTATCTgacagagaaaacacacacacttaaataacACTGAATTTGTTTAAATATCTGATCGTTTCCAATGAACTCTTAGCATGAGAACAATAACAATTCCTCCATCTACCCGTATAGAAGCCTTGTTGCAGTAGACGCGGGTGACGGCCAGCCAGGTGGGCAGATCCAGCATGTTCTGCAGGACCTCCTCGTCCAGCTCCAGGTTGGACAGCTGCCCCTCTCCCTTCAGCGTGCTCAGGTTGATCTTATCCGGGGAGAGGTTCTTAGTGAACCTACACA
Proteins encoded in this region:
- the LOC113094063 gene encoding UHRF1-binding protein 1-like isoform X2, with translation MAGIIKKQILKHLSRFTKNLSPDKINLSTLKGEGQLSNLELDEEVLQNMLDLPTWLAVTRVYCNKASIRIQWTKLKTSPICLFLDKVEVEMRTCEEPRPPNGPSPIAITAGQSEYGFAEKVVEGMSVIINSITIKVQARAFHASFELWQLQGCSLNPKWQKSDLRYTRITHPKRGEVLTFKEINWQSLRIEADAIESDEQDLGSTPLRLITNQGRIRIALKRRVKDCDVLASKLLFILDDLLWVLTDSQLKAIIHYAKSLSEAMEKSGQQRKSMAAETLQTAPPSPGIHSLWTEPPPPEAVGTPSTLAQYFDLHDVKESSYHTFISRLDLHICNDSSSDSDEAPPPGMQGAMQLTFRKLGCDYYPFHRPGDGCRHWERHCGAMESRAQWAAKLLQEFQRRMEELGIPGPHSEPNVSAKDSPAKKIKDGESRSSFSPDRTPSSRRTSAAVPSSGPPLKRLRSSCMVIRVDDLDIHQVSSGGRHSKRTQSLLSCNRKSLHLPDNTPAIHLQFTEYYFPDTPGLPAPSSNLYAQLNGLQLYLDTPSVLWMTLFSRGLHKTLDQVKAFYHLQDSSKTDEHIDIRLDATHLKLIIPLESSIMDHPDRPQSLSVSLPQLILSNTRHAPHGSHPDLNSTYSSFSVRPFFRPTASQPFPRDQSVLHPLPSAFLQHGLENESLSLAHKRPSRSQDVWSVSLSRVALGFEGARRGPRGKALPFVEPFAMSLWMCCPSAFKKDSYCSSIDGNSKIPNQSLLDPPRGVNDVISNKTDQNPPVASIHILAQSITPVKMWLNHYQFVALLRMKDSLARLAGDLTKDVQGLGQPEHKRSDPPSVCVSVLMEAIELALLLPPATCEQEEEEAHSPEETDSPSLTDSDLSPSHQAGGNEDQEDDAEQEGLVEEACEAIEEGMDGPMGQDETRAIVTSTSPPISPGNPTLLSRNSSTFSLEGELSSALTATKGVTKDALSASLDLTKGALSITKDAFSILSRGSGMTKLFAPQNKEQSAQPEESSPSIMGNLRLQSMKQSPSQNSCDSAVLEGSLADDGLSIDSDISENFVILMDSESGVESLRPNGTGVSGSCVSPAPGTDLSSSLSQSTEDIAEDRVSVLVLCLSRIACLTEKCGEDMVVALEALELEPKQYGTHKVTELLMGQPLTQAGSSSPSAPLSPGPRSLSCPPAAALRMEMGPRAARHSPLSESVGFIEVCLTGCKAELLASTLNTLAPFLEDELSADPQPMRLWLQDTAVTLKDDGPHVYPTAPQPVPVLFSLDGIVLERMDDGVLSLRPAQSQSGIETDGDRDGAGQSCFRAEEENKSLESRLADVQSALQEALSDRERLLQEVMKHNPSFTL
- the LOC113094063 gene encoding UHRF1-binding protein 1-like isoform X1; this encodes MAGIIKKQILKHLSRFTKNLSPDKINLSTLKGEGQLSNLELDEEVLQNMLDLPTWLAVTRVYCNKASIRIQWTKLKTSPICLFLDKVEVEMRTCEEPRPPNGPSPIAITAGQSEYGFAEKVVEGMSVIINSITIKVQARAFHASFELWQLQGCSLNPKWQKSDLRYTRITHPKRGEVLTFKEINWQSLRIEADAIESDEQDLGSTPLRLITNQGRIRIALKRRVKDCDVLASKLLFILDDLLWVLTDSQLKAIIHYAKSLSEAMEKSGQQRKSMAAETLQTAPPSPGIHSLWTEPPPPEAVGTPSTLAQYFDLHDVKESSYHTFISRLDLHICNDSSSDSDEAPPPGMQGAMQLTFRKLGCDYYPFHRPGDGCRHWERHCGAMESRAQWAAKLLQEFQRRMEELGIPGPHSEPNVSAKDSPAKKIKDGESRSSFSPDRTPSSRRTSAAVPSSGPPLKRLRSSCMVIRVDDLDIHQVSSGGRHSKRTQSLLSCNRKSLHLPDNTPAIHLQFTEYYFPDTPGLPAPSSNLYAQLNGLQLYLDTPSVLWMTLFSRGLHKTLDQVKAFYHLQDSSKTDEHIDIRLDATHLKLIIPLESSIMDHPDRPQSLSVSLPQLILSNTRHAPHGSHPDLNSTYSSFSVRPFFRPTASQPFPRDQSVLHPLPSAFLQHGLENESLSLAHKRPSRSQDVWSVSLSRVALGFEGARRGPRGKALPFVEPFAMSLWMCCPSAFKKDSYCSSIDGNSKIPNQSLLDPPRGVNDVISNKTDQNPPVASIHILAQSITPVKMWLNHYQFVALLRMKDSLARLAGDLTKDVQGLGQPEHKRSDPPSVCVSVLMEAIELALLLPPATCEQEEEEAHSPEETDSPSLTDSDLSPSHQAGGNEDQEDDAEQEGLVEEACEAIEEGMDGPMGQDETRAIVTSTSPPISPGNPTLLSRNSSTFSLEGELSSALTATKGVTKDALSASLDLTKGALSITKDAFSILSRGSGMTKLFAPQNKEQSAQPEESSPSIMGNLRLQSMKQSPSQNSCDSAVLEGSLADDGLSIDSDISENFVILMDSESGVESLRPNGTGVSGSCVSPAPGTDLSSSLSQSTEDIAEDRVSVLVLCLSRIACLTEKCGEDMVVALEALELEPKQYGTHKVTELLMGQPLTQAAGSSSPSAPLSPGPRSLSCPPAAALRMEMGPRAARHSPLSESVGFIEVCLTGCKAELLASTLNTLAPFLEDELSADPQPMRLWLQDTAVTLKDDGPHVYPTAPQPVPVLFSLDGIVLERMDDGVLSLRPAQSQSGIETDGDRDGAGQSCFRAEEENKSLESRLADVQSALQEALSDRERLLQEVMKHNPSFTL